A genomic stretch from Limisphaerales bacterium includes:
- a CDS encoding PPC domain-containing protein, whose protein sequence is MMIRAGIAAILFSLTAAAAPPQVDWLFPIGAQRGSEALAQIGGKFQWPLKTWADDPGIAITADAKKKGFFKITVAKGVTPGPHLVRFFDSNGTAPPRVFFVGKVPDVPEKEPNNEMLSPQAVDVLPAVIHGKLQSSGDVDSYRVKLKAGQFFIAQLDAYTAGISMDALMMLRDARGTKLAFNHDAHSLDPRLVWQCDRDGEYVLQVAAFKFPANSTSSFSGGANHVYRLTLTNGPWVRHGWPHGATAGTAGNIELAGWNLNKKSITFAKQTVDETVLPVTAANGPLRLPVTPWSQIAEREPNDTNVTAHTFSLPATVSGRIDKPGDVDRFTFTAKKGARYRLDIDSFTLGFLLDARLSVEDADGKELTTNDDANKIRDPLLNWTAPADGRFFAVVRSLLHKGGGEYFYTLKIHQPQPTFSATVAAPHFSVNAAATNEVKVTVNFLDGYKGKLTVAAKNLPKGVSAAPVVLEKNDTAILKLIATNDAQPHNGPMAIMISAEDKNVRPATCALTSASVNNGVPQGFPEFIIPTTAHLWLTVLPPKLVAPKKSESSDPK, encoded by the coding sequence GTGATGATCCGCGCTGGCATTGCGGCAATCCTATTTTCACTCACGGCAGCCGCCGCGCCGCCGCAGGTGGATTGGCTCTTTCCCATCGGTGCCCAGCGCGGCAGCGAGGCGCTCGCGCAAATTGGCGGCAAATTTCAATGGCCCTTAAAAACCTGGGCGGACGATCCCGGAATTGCGATCACAGCCGATGCGAAGAAAAAAGGGTTCTTCAAAATCACCGTCGCCAAAGGCGTCACGCCCGGGCCGCATCTCGTGCGTTTTTTTGACAGCAACGGCACTGCGCCGCCGCGCGTTTTTTTTGTGGGCAAAGTGCCCGACGTGCCGGAGAAAGAGCCGAACAACGAAATGCTCTCGCCGCAGGCGGTGGACGTGCTGCCCGCGGTTATCCACGGTAAACTGCAGAGCAGTGGCGATGTGGATAGCTACCGCGTCAAACTCAAGGCTGGCCAATTTTTTATTGCACAGCTCGATGCCTATACCGCCGGTATTTCGATGGACGCATTGATGATGCTGCGCGACGCGCGCGGTACGAAGCTCGCTTTCAATCATGACGCGCATTCGCTCGATCCGCGTCTCGTGTGGCAGTGCGATCGCGATGGCGAATATGTGTTGCAAGTCGCCGCGTTCAAATTTCCCGCCAACAGCACCTCGAGCTTCAGCGGCGGCGCAAATCATGTTTACCGCCTCACCCTCACCAACGGTCCGTGGGTGCGCCATGGATGGCCGCACGGGGCGACGGCTGGTACGGCTGGCAACATCGAGCTGGCGGGTTGGAACTTGAACAAGAAATCCATCACCTTCGCCAAGCAAACGGTTGACGAAACCGTGCTGCCGGTGACGGCGGCGAACGGGCCGTTGCGTTTGCCGGTGACGCCGTGGTCGCAAATTGCCGAGCGCGAGCCGAATGACACCAACGTGACCGCGCACACCTTCAGTTTGCCCGCGACGGTTTCCGGCCGCATTGATAAGCCCGGTGACGTCGATCGTTTTACCTTCACCGCCAAGAAAGGCGCGCGCTATCGGCTGGACATCGATTCGTTTACGCTCGGTTTCCTGTTGGACGCGCGGTTGTCGGTCGAGGATGCCGACGGTAAAGAACTCACCACCAACGACGACGCCAATAAAATCCGCGACCCGCTGCTCAATTGGACCGCCCCCGCGGACGGTCGTTTCTTCGCGGTCGTTCGCAGTCTGTTGCACAAAGGCGGCGGCGAATATTTTTACACGCTGAAAATTCATCAACCGCAGCCAACCTTTAGTGCCACCGTTGCTGCGCCGCATTTTAGTGTGAACGCTGCCGCCACGAATGAGGTGAAAGTGACGGTCAATTTTCTTGATGGCTACAAAGGTAAACTCACCGTCGCCGCAAAAAATTTACCCAAAGGCGTCAGCGCCGCACCGGTGGTGCTCGAAAAGAACGACACCGCCATCCTCAAACTCATTGCGACTAACGACGCCCAACCCCACAACGGACCGATGGCCATTATGATTTCTGCTGAAGACAAAAACGTTCGGCCCGCCACCTGCGCCCTCACCAGCGCGAGCGTCAACAACGGCGTCCCACAGGGGTTTCCGGAATTCATCATCCCAACGACCGCACACCTTTGGCTTACTGTGCTTCCGCCCAAGTTGGTTGCTCCGAAGAAATCGGAATCCTCCGATCCCAAATGA